A stretch of the Clostridium botulinum genome encodes the following:
- a CDS encoding trypsin-like peptidase domain-containing protein — protein MINCCNINKIIDCICNCEYRHFFSKANVIGIGLGYKTRKECCLFQKCITVFVSEKLPLNEIPEQDLIPATYRGIPTDVVESGITSTCSLRNKVRPVTGGYSIGVEGLQGGTLGCLVSQDGIEYALTCNHVISANNSHLLGKPVVQPATQYGGKVPNDTIGTVYRFIKVNTSRDDNLVDAAIIKTNKALTSSAITFVGNIKGVSHPKIGEKVKMVGSNSELKEGTVKTIHTTIKTFFLGEEVVFKNQIVTNHMSSPGDSGAILLSKNNEALGLLMSDGSRVTIYNDINDVLTQLRVNIVTGKTLYYSLA, from the coding sequence GTGATTAATTGTTGTAATATAAATAAAATTATTGATTGTATTTGTAACTGTGAGTATAGACATTTTTTTAGTAAGGCTAATGTAATAGGAATAGGCTTAGGCTATAAAACAAGAAAAGAATGCTGCCTTTTTCAAAAATGTATTACTGTATTTGTAAGTGAGAAATTACCTTTAAATGAAATACCAGAACAAGATTTAATTCCAGCAACCTATAGGGGAATTCCCACTGATGTTGTTGAAAGTGGTATTACGTCAACATGTTCACTTAGAAATAAGGTTCGACCAGTAACAGGTGGATATTCTATAGGGGTTGAAGGATTGCAAGGTGGAACATTAGGATGTTTAGTTTCACAAGATGGGATTGAATATGCATTAACTTGTAATCATGTTATTTCAGCAAATAATTCCCATTTATTAGGGAAACCTGTAGTTCAACCAGCTACCCAATATGGAGGTAAAGTTCCTAATGATACAATTGGAACAGTTTATAGATTTATTAAAGTTAATACTAGTAGAGATGATAATCTTGTAGATGCTGCAATAATTAAAACTAATAAAGCATTAACATCTAGTGCAATTACTTTTGTAGGTAATATAAAGGGAGTTAGTCATCCTAAAATCGGAGAAAAAGTTAAAATGGTAGGGTCTAATAGTGAATTAAAGGAAGGAACAGTGAAAACTATTCACACAACCATTAAAACTTTTTTTCTAGGAGAGGAAGTTGTATTTAAAAATCAAATAGTGACAAATCATATGTCTTCACCAGGCGATTCTGGAGCAATTTTACTAAGTAAGAATAATGAAGCACTGGGACTTCTTATGAGTGATGGTTCTAGAGTTACTATTTATAATGATATTAATGATGTTTTAACACAATTAAGAGTTAATATAGTTACAGGAAAAACGTTATATTATAGTCTAGCTTAG
- the thiE gene encoding thiamine phosphate synthase encodes MDLNYKLYLITDRSFLDGRSLADCVENAIKGGTTLVQVREKNISTREFFNIAKEVQNVTSKYNIPLLINDRIDIALAINADGVHLGQSDMPIDIARKILGPTKIIGISAGNINEAKEAENNGADYVGLGAVFFTGTKRDIDEPIGLKGLNEITKNINIPSVAIGGINRENAKSVLETGVNGISVISAILNKDNIKQAAEELLNI; translated from the coding sequence ATGGATTTAAATTATAAATTATATTTAATCACAGATAGAAGCTTCTTAGATGGAAGAAGTCTAGCTGATTGCGTTGAAAATGCCATAAAAGGTGGCACAACACTGGTGCAAGTAAGAGAAAAAAATATATCAACAAGAGAATTTTTTAATATAGCAAAAGAAGTACAAAATGTTACTTCTAAATATAATATTCCACTTTTAATAAACGATAGAATTGATATAGCACTAGCTATAAATGCAGATGGAGTTCATCTTGGACAAAGTGACATGCCTATTGATATCGCCAGAAAAATATTAGGCCCTACTAAAATTATAGGAATTTCTGCTGGAAATATAAATGAAGCTAAAGAAGCTGAGAATAATGGAGCAGACTATGTAGGACTTGGTGCAGTATTTTTTACTGGAACTAAAAGAGATATTGATGAACCAATTGGACTTAAAGGATTAAATGAAATTACTAAAAATATAAATATTCCCTCTGTTGCAATTGGCGGCATAAATAGAGAAAATGCCAAATCCGTTTTAGAAACGGGGGTAAATGGCATTTCTGTTATTTCCGCTATATTAAACAAAGATAATATAAAACAAGCTGCTGAAGAATTATTGAACATTTAA
- the thiM gene encoding hydroxyethylthiazole kinase, which translates to MLNNICNTFLKVKKQTPLVQAITNYVTINDCANMLLAYGASPAMVEAYDESYDFAKLASCIYINLGTLTREQEEAMIMASISAKNNNIPVVLDPVACGAISRKCNLINKLLELGKIDIIKGNIGEIKFLAGYESKTRGVDSVDNGYNSIEACTFLAKKFNCTVAATGVKDIITDGTRTAMIENGSNLLTLVTGAGCMVGALTAATAGVEEDKFIATITSILSMNLAAEHAEKKSNGPGSFKVNLIDKIYSLKETDLKEEGKIKWI; encoded by the coding sequence ATGTTAAATAATATATGCAATACATTTTTAAAGGTAAAAAAACAGACTCCATTAGTTCAAGCTATAACAAACTATGTAACTATAAACGATTGTGCTAATATGCTACTTGCATATGGAGCATCCCCTGCAATGGTAGAAGCTTATGATGAAAGTTATGATTTTGCCAAACTTGCATCTTGTATTTACATAAACCTTGGAACTCTTACAAGGGAACAGGAAGAAGCTATGATAATGGCTTCAATTTCTGCTAAAAACAATAATATTCCTGTAGTTTTGGATCCTGTAGCTTGCGGTGCAATAAGCCGTAAATGTAATCTTATAAATAAACTTTTGGAATTAGGTAAAATAGATATTATAAAGGGTAATATTGGCGAAATAAAATTTCTAGCAGGTTATGAATCCAAAACACGAGGCGTAGATTCAGTGGATAATGGATATAATTCAATAGAAGCATGTACTTTTCTCGCTAAAAAATTTAATTGTACTGTAGCTGCAACAGGTGTTAAGGATATAATCACTGATGGAACACGAACAGCCATGATTGAAAATGGAAGTAATCTATTGACCTTAGTAACTGGTGCTGGTTGTATGGTAGGTGCACTAACAGCTGCAACTGCTGGAGTTGAAGAAGATAAGTTTATTGCTACTATTACTTCTATACTTTCTATGAATTTAGCCGCAGAACATGCTGAAAAAAAGTCTAACGGTCCTGGAAGTTTTAAAGTAAACCTTATAGATAAGATTTACTCATTAAAGGAAACTGATTTAAAGGAAGAAGGGAAAATTAAATGGATTTAA
- the thiD gene encoding bifunctional hydroxymethylpyrimidine kinase/phosphomethylpyrimidine kinase, with amino-acid sequence MKNVLTIAGSDSCGGAGIQADLKTMSALGVYGMSVISAVTAQNTKGVTAVQEISKEIVEAQIRAIFNDIKVDAVKIGMVSNSEIIKTIKDLLLEYKIKNIVLDPVMISKSGYYLLKPEAIDALKDLIKISDIVTPNIPEAEELTGMKITCEEEMKQAAIIIKECGVKNVLIKGGHRCNDSTDILYYDGQFLALEGKRIDTINTHGTGCTLSSAIASYIAKGYPINESVKLSKDYITLAINNSFSIGHGVGPVGHFIDLYKKADLDYK; translated from the coding sequence ATGAAAAATGTACTTACTATTGCTGGATCTGACAGTTGTGGTGGAGCAGGAATTCAAGCTGATTTAAAAACTATGAGTGCCCTTGGCGTGTATGGAATGAGTGTAATTTCAGCAGTAACAGCTCAAAATACTAAAGGTGTTACTGCTGTACAAGAAATTAGCAAAGAAATTGTTGAAGCACAAATTAGAGCTATCTTTAATGATATTAAAGTTGATGCAGTAAAAATAGGAATGGTTTCTAACTCTGAAATTATAAAGACAATTAAAGACCTTTTACTTGAGTATAAAATTAAAAATATTGTACTAGATCCTGTAATGATATCTAAGAGTGGTTATTATCTTTTAAAACCTGAAGCTATAGATGCCTTAAAAGATTTAATTAAAATTTCAGATATAGTGACTCCTAATATTCCTGAAGCAGAAGAACTTACAGGTATGAAAATTACATGTGAAGAAGAAATGAAACAAGCCGCTATAATTATAAAAGAATGTGGAGTTAAAAATGTTTTAATAAAAGGTGGTCATAGATGTAATGATTCAACAGATATACTTTATTATGATGGACAATTTTTAGCCCTTGAAGGAAAAAGAATAGACACTATAAATACTCATGGAACTGGATGTACATTATCTTCAGCTATCGCAAGCTATATAGCTAAAGGATACCCAATAAATGAATCAGTAAAACTTTCAAAAGATTATATTACACTTGCTATTAATAATTCTTTTTCAATTGGTCATGGGGTTGGTCCTGTAGGACATTTTATAGACTTATATAAAAAAGCAGATTTAGACTATAAATAA
- a CDS encoding patatin-like phospholipase family protein produces the protein MKIDSVFEGGGVKGIGLVGAACCLEDKGCHIENFAGTSAGAMIASLLAVGYNSKELKNIVVNIDYNKFLDKTFLYDFKPTSLISKGVSLIKDKGIYSGDAIEEFMRNLFLKKGKTKFKDISENGKSHLKIIASDITKGDILILPDDLEKYGINPMEFDIAIAVRMSISIPLYFKPVELKYKNKTSFIVDGGILSNYPIWIFDVEDIPKWPTIGMKLISNSSSYTAKGNDKFIPFLLDVNRAMLNKNEEVYVRNKDWVRTIPIPTLGVNTTDFDISKEMSLRLFDSGYKSAEKFLSKWNFNEYKRKYRNGK, from the coding sequence ATGAAAATTGATTCTGTATTTGAAGGTGGAGGGGTTAAAGGTATAGGACTTGTAGGGGCTGCTTGTTGTTTAGAAGATAAGGGTTGTCATATTGAAAATTTTGCAGGAACATCCGCAGGAGCCATGATTGCATCGTTGTTAGCAGTGGGGTATAACAGTAAAGAGTTAAAAAATATTGTAGTAAATATTGATTATAATAAATTTTTAGATAAGACGTTTTTATATGATTTTAAGCCTACTTCGCTAATAAGTAAAGGGGTATCTTTAATAAAAGACAAGGGAATATATTCAGGAGACGCTATAGAAGAATTTATGAGAAATTTATTTCTTAAAAAGGGAAAAACTAAATTTAAAGATATAAGTGAAAATGGAAAAAGTCATCTTAAAATAATTGCATCGGATATTACTAAAGGGGATATACTTATTTTACCAGATGATCTTGAAAAGTATGGAATAAATCCTATGGAATTTGACATTGCAATAGCTGTTAGAATGAGCATAAGTATACCGTTATATTTCAAACCAGTAGAATTAAAATACAAGAATAAAACTAGTTTTATAGTTGATGGTGGAATTTTAAGTAATTATCCTATATGGATATTTGATGTTGAAGACATTCCTAAATGGCCAACTATAGGTATGAAATTAATTTCTAATAGTAGCAGTTATACAGCAAAAGGAAATGATAAGTTCATACCTTTTTTATTAGATGTTAATAGAGCTATGTTAAATAAAAATGAAGAAGTTTATGTAAGAAATAAAGATTGGGTAAGAACTATACCTATACCAACGTTAGGAGTTAATACTACTGATTTTGATATAAGTAAGGAAATGAGTTTAAGACTATTTGATTCTGGATATAAAAGTGCAGAAAAATTTTTAAGTAAGTGGAATTTTAATGAATATAAAAGGAAATATAGAAATGGAAAGTGA
- a CDS encoding GntR family transcriptional regulator, protein MIQIDSRNSRPIYEQIIDAIKENILKGILRPGDKLPSVREMSSMIMANPNTVSRAYMELERQGVTETLRGRGTYVSSNYKAKMGEENMDKLKEDIKKIIVEAHYMGIKKEDMLKIVCDLYEEVKKK, encoded by the coding sequence TTGATACAGATAGACAGTAGAAATAGTCGACCTATATATGAACAGATAATAGATGCAATAAAAGAAAATATTTTAAAAGGAATTTTAAGGCCAGGAGATAAGTTACCGTCGGTTAGAGAAATGTCATCAATGATTATGGCAAATCCTAATACCGTGAGTAGGGCTTATATGGAACTAGAACGGCAGGGTGTTACTGAAACTTTAAGGGGAAGAGGTACATATGTATCTTCCAATTATAAGGCGAAAATGGGGGAAGAAAATATGGATAAGTTAAAAGAGGATATAAAAAAGATTATAGTAGAGGCACATTATATGGGCATTAAAAAAGAAGATATGCTGAAGATTGTATGTGATCTTTACGAAGAGGTGAAAAAGAAATGA
- a CDS encoding ABC transporter ATP-binding protein, with translation MIEISNLSKTLGDKKVLKDVSFNVKKGSIFGLIGPNGAGKTTLIKHLVGIYNMDKGSIKINEENVYENPTTKKIVGYVTDENNLINNFNLKTISKFYKLAYENFDINKFYKLNEIFQLPEKKSIKKFSKGMKMRVSIMLNLSINPEVLILDEPTNGLDPIVKKKFFNILLEDVAERETTVIISSHNLMELERICDSIAIINGGEIKYSNSVEDMKETIRKIQVVFKEEAPKDLSQWNDVMNVEKIGRVYNIVTNNYGKEFLDKLNSCGIMFQEEIDLSLEDMFIYSVGGDVNYEELF, from the coding sequence ATGATAGAGATTAGTAATCTGTCCAAAACATTAGGAGATAAAAAGGTTTTGAAAGATGTAAGTTTTAATGTTAAAAAAGGAAGTATTTTTGGACTTATAGGACCTAATGGTGCAGGAAAAACTACTCTAATAAAACACTTAGTAGGAATATATAATATGGATAAAGGTTCTATAAAAATTAATGAAGAAAATGTTTATGAGAATCCTACAACCAAAAAAATAGTTGGATATGTTACAGATGAAAATAATTTGATAAATAATTTTAATTTAAAAACTATATCTAAATTTTATAAGTTAGCTTATGAAAATTTTGATATAAATAAATTTTATAAGCTTAATGAAATTTTTCAATTGCCAGAAAAAAAATCTATAAAAAAATTCTCAAAAGGTATGAAGATGAGAGTTTCAATAATGCTTAATTTAAGTATTAATCCAGAAGTTTTAATTTTAGACGAACCAACAAATGGACTTGATCCAATAGTGAAAAAGAAATTTTTTAATATTTTATTAGAGGATGTGGCAGAAAGGGAAACAACAGTTATTATATCTTCTCATAATTTGATGGAGCTTGAGAGAATATGTGATAGCATAGCAATAATAAATGGTGGAGAAATTAAGTATTCAAATTCTGTAGAGGATATGAAAGAAACTATAAGAAAAATTCAAGTAGTGTTTAAAGAAGAAGCTCCAAAGGATTTAAGTCAGTGGAATGATGTAATGAATGTAGAGAAGATAGGACGAGTATACAATATAGTTACAAATAACTATGGAAAAGAATTTTTAGATAAATTAAATAGTTGTGGAATTATGTTTCAAGAAGAAATAGATTTAAGCCTCGAGGATATGTTTATATATTCTGTTGGAGGTGATGTAAATTATGAGGAATTATTTTAA
- a CDS encoding ABC-2 transporter permease — protein sequence MRNYFNKALIYREWRNTRAIAMMFLLELIGFVILPFIDLVKSTRLNEIKYIPFKDIESLVEGYFGYDRYLILVLSVIFIGSIISSYDLLGHKYDVLNSMPFKREEIIIAKWSMSFLCCIVPIIISYITVFLVYFMNRDFMGKYVTENIIFKWGSINILIFIFVLMFIMFIQSLSGVSIIGSIIGGILLVVPFEIVDMVSGLIRIKFLIHIMVNTCGKLMTS from the coding sequence ATGAGGAATTATTTTAATAAAGCACTTATTTATAGAGAGTGGAGAAATACTAGAGCAATAGCAATGATGTTTTTATTAGAGTTAATTGGTTTTGTGATTTTACCTTTTATAGATTTGGTTAAGTCAACAAGGTTAAATGAAATAAAATATATTCCGTTTAAAGATATAGAATCTTTGGTAGAAGGGTATTTTGGTTATGACAGATATTTAATATTAGTATTAAGTGTAATTTTCATAGGAAGTATTATAAGCAGTTATGATTTATTGGGACATAAATATGATGTATTAAATTCTATGCCATTTAAAAGGGAGGAAATAATAATTGCTAAATGGAGTATGAGTTTTTTGTGTTGTATAGTTCCAATAATTATATCTTATATTACAGTATTTTTAGTATATTTTATGAATAGAGATTTTATGGGTAAATATGTTACAGAAAATATTATTTTTAAGTGGGGCAGTATTAACATATTAATTTTTATATTTGTATTAATGTTTATAATGTTCATACAGTCTTTAAGTGGAGTGTCTATAATAGGAAGTATTATAGGAGGTATATTACTTGTAGTACCATTTGAAATTGTAGATATGGTAAGTGGACTTATAAGAATTAAATTTTTGATCCACATAATGGTCAATACATGTGGGAAGCTTATGACAAGTTAA
- a CDS encoding ABC-2 transporter permease, with protein MKNYFNKALIYKEWRNIRALALLFSLEVIGIIILPFIDRIREIRFNMEINKNENIYIIRSYFHHHDDLQLPLIATAILIGTIIVGSELMGRKYDDLNSLPFKREEIILSKWVVSVLVIVVPLVIGFGLVHLLYHMNEDIIGKAVTNKMILTWSTISILIPVFVLTFIMLIQTLSGKHLIGGIVGGIFLVFPLAFGALFFMAMDIFKRNPNFVNFVDQHFDGISNKLYIFARIITPAAYGFDLRLEKPNGYEVYTFDSFFSPRVRIIFLIVFTILAFILMVYAFKKVPIERCGYIVIFKPLEIIFKIGVSVCFGLLGSAIISPMIESHYDLRQLQNGTNFVHVINKACTLTVLIGLLCGCIVYVIINKSIEANKR; from the coding sequence ATGAAGAATTATTTTAATAAGGCACTAATTTATAAAGAATGGAGAAATATTAGAGCGTTAGCATTATTATTTTCATTAGAAGTTATAGGGATAATAATATTGCCTTTTATAGACAGAATAAGAGAAATCAGATTTAATATGGAAATAAATAAAAATGAAAATATCTATATTATAAGATCCTATTTTCATCATCATGATGATCTTCAATTACCTTTAATAGCTACTGCAATACTTATTGGAACTATTATTGTTGGATCAGAACTGATGGGCAGAAAATATGATGATTTAAATTCTTTACCATTCAAGAGAGAGGAGATTATATTATCTAAGTGGGTAGTATCAGTTTTAGTTATAGTTGTTCCATTAGTCATAGGTTTTGGTTTAGTCCATTTGTTATATCATATGAATGAGGATATTATCGGAAAAGCTGTTACTAATAAAATGATTTTAACATGGAGCACTATAAGTATATTGATACCTGTATTTGTACTTACATTTATAATGCTTATACAGACTTTAAGTGGAAAGCATTTAATTGGTGGTATAGTTGGAGGTATATTTTTAGTATTTCCGTTAGCCTTTGGTGCATTGTTTTTTATGGCTATGGATATTTTTAAAAGGAATCCTAATTTTGTAAATTTTGTTGATCAGCATTTTGATGGAATATCTAATAAATTATATATTTTTGCAAGAATTATAACTCCAGCTGCATATGGTTTTGATTTAAGATTAGAGAAACCAAATGGATATGAGGTGTATACTTTTGATAGTTTTTTTTCACCAAGAGTAAGAATAATATTTTTAATAGTATTTACTATATTAGCATTTATTTTAATGGTGTATGCATTTAAAAAAGTTCCCATAGAGAGATGTGGATATATTGTAATATTTAAGCCTTTAGAAATTATATTTAAGATTGGAGTATCAGTATGCTTTGGATTGTTAGGCTCAGCAATAATATCTCCTATGATAGAGTCCCATTATGATTTAAGGCAACTACAAAATGGTACAAATTTTGTTCATGTAATTAATAAAGCGTGTACGCTTACAGTGCTTATAGGATTACTTTGTGGATGTATTGTTTATGTAATAATTAATAAAAGTATTGAGGCAAATAAAAGATAA